The genomic stretch CCATGTCCGTTCTGTAGACGGACAACCACAAGGGTTGTCCCTACAGCCTAAGGACAGACCCGAATCACGGACACGGCTCACGGATTTTCCGTGTTTCATCTGTGTGCATCTGTGGCTGAACGGTTACTAAATTTTTATCCGTGTCAATCCGTCTCATCCGTGTAATCCGTGTGCTATTATTGGTAATCTTTGTGTCTTTGTGCCTTAAGGGCTGAATAGTTACAAAAATTCCCCCTCAACTTTCATTACCCCCCTGAACGGTTACCTATTTTTTAATTCGCAATTCGCAATCCGCGATTCGCGATTTAAGTTATAAATGGCCGAAATGATGATCAAGACCGTGGCTTTTGTTCTATTGACATCATCGACTAAATGTTTTGAGTGTGGCTAAGATCTCGCTCCACTGGTGGAATGAACTTCCCGCCGGTTCAAAACCAGCGGGAAGTTTACCAGAACTGCTTGATCTATCTGTGCTCCCACGAATCTTAGCCACACTCTAATGATTTGGTTACAGCTTTACCGCGCTATGTCTTTCAATCAAGGGTTGTCACGTCTTGGGCCTGAGGACCTTTCGGTCCCGCGGCAACCGTAAATTCTACCCGCTGACCTTCTTCCAGAGAACGATAGCCCTGGGTTGCAATGGCACTATAATGCACGAAAACATCTTCCCCTTTATCGCGCTCGATAAAGCCATAGCCTTTAGAGGTGTTGAACCATTTAACAACACCGGTTTCACGCTCTGCCATGATTAATACTCCTCCTTTCTGATTCAATTAGGGCAGGGCGCTCCAAACCAGCTTCTTAAAGAGCTCTTTGTTAGTTTTGAAACACAATCAGTATTTACAACTTACAAAGGTGTTGCTACGGATTAGAACGACTGCCAACAACTTTAGGGGCTATCTTATCATAGTTTTATATTATTGTCAAGTCCTTCTCTGTGTCCCCTTATTCTAAAATCTGTGAAAATCTGGGTAATCTGTGGATTTTTTTATAGCTAAGCCCCGCCTCCGACATATAGCTGCTCCTAAGATGTGAAGACTGCTGTAGTTCTGTGTCTCGGCGGCTGAGGAGTTACAAATTTTTTTAAGAAGAAATAAGTTTTAACTTGATTTTTATGGGAAAATCTGGTATGATAAAATGCTGTTGGTGAGAAGTATGCTCTAAATAAATCATCGTAAAAAGCCGAAAAAAATAATAGGAGGTGGTAGTCAGTAACTGCTCCTTACTGACTACTGTCTACTGACTATCGTCTAAAGGACTATGCTATGTTTAGACACCTCACCTTATGGATCTTATGTCTTGTCTTTGTTCCGACTCTAACCTGGGCCAAACCTAAACTTACCGACATTCGTTATTGGAGCGCCCCCGATCATACCCGGGTTGTCCTCGATCTTACCCAGCCGGTTCAATATTCTATCCTGAAGCCTGCCCCCCAATTGATCATTGACCTGGCTGAGATCGAGATGGAGATTGAAGAAAAAAGATGGCTAATAGAAGATGGAAGAGTAGAAGAGGTAAAACTCTCAAAAACTAAAAGTGGTAGAGTGAGGGTGAAGCTCGAGTTAATGAAAGAGACCAGCTTCCGTCTTTTTGCCCTCCCACCCTACGCTGAAAAACCAAATCGGCTGGTTATTGATTGTTTCAAGCTTGAAACGAGCGAGAAGCCTCCGCCTATCTTATCTGATGGTAAGAAGGGAATGAAGACTATCGTTATTGATCCTGGACACGGTGGAGAGGATCCCGGAGCCATAGGCAGGAAGAACTATCTGAAAGAAAAAGAGGTCGTTCTGGATATAGCCCAAAAACTTAAATCAAGACTTGACCGGATACCTAATTTAAAAGTCTATTTGACCCGAAAGGGAGACTACTTTCTTCCCTTAAGAAAAAGAATCCAGGCAGCCAGAGAGGTGGAGGCAGACTTATTTGTCAGTATCCATACCAATGCCAACCCTTCCACCAGATGTAACGGCAGTTGTGTTTACATCCTATCTCTGAAAGGGGCCTCAGATGAGTCTTCAGAACTTTTGGCCGAATACGAAAACGCGGCCGATTTAGTCGGGGGGCATGTGGTAGAAGAGGAAAACGATATGTTAACCAAGATCCTCCTCGATCTGGCCCAGACTAATACGATGAACGAAAGCACTATTGCCGCCAAAATAGTGAGCGACTATATAGGAACTATTGGCAAGACGAAAAATATGGGGGTAAAAAGGGCTAATTTCGTGGTGCTAAGATCAGTGGATATCCCTTCTATCCTGGTTGAGACGGCCTTTATCTCTAATCATGAGGAAGAAAGACTGCTGGGCACTGATGGATTTCGCTCCCAACTGGCCGAAGTTATGGCCAGGGGAATTAGTGAATATCTTGGGGTGGTTCCCCAAATTCATGTGGTCAAATCAGGAGAGAATTTGGAACAAATAGCCAGAAACTATGGGGTTTCACTCCAAAACATTCAAAGAGAAAATCAGCTTGAAGATTTAAACTGTCTTTCGGTGGGGCAGAAACTTCGGATCCCGATAGAATAATACATGCGGTGGGAGGCCCCGCGATGGTTTAATATGCCCAAACGATAACCGTTCACCTCACCACGGAGACACAGAGACACTGAGAAAAATCTAAAATCATTGTAACCGTTCAGCCACTAAGCCACGAAGAGAATGATAGAATAGCACACGGATGACACAGATTTTGGCGGATTCTCACGGATTTTTTCTAATAAATTTTTATCCGTGTCAATCCGTCTCATCCGTGTAATCTGTGTGCTATTATTGGTAATCTTTGTGTCTTTATGCCTTAAAAGCTGAATAGTTACAAAAATTTCCCCTCAACTTTCATTACCTCCTGAACGGTTACAAATCATTCTCCGTGTCTCTGTGGTGAACGATTACAACGGGAGGTTAAATAGTGCGTTTTATTATTATGTTGGAACAAACTGAGGCGGGTTTTTCGGTCCAGGTGCCTGACTTAGCTATAGTTACATATGGAAAAAATATTGCGGATGCTAAACTTGCGGCCATCGAAGCCATAAAAATAAACCTGGACGCCTATCAAGAGGCAGGGAAGGAGGTTCCTGAGAGGAGATCAATGTTAACCCATTTAGGTAACCCAGATTTTGCCGACTTATTATTTACCTATGTAGATGTATATCTGAGTCGGCCCGAAGAGAAATTAGCGGCTTAAGTAGATACGAAGGCGTAAGATCTTACAATAAAATGAGCGATGGTGAACCGTTTCATGGTTCTTACTGCTATAAATAAGGGGAGGGACAGATGAATCGTCAAAAACAGGGTAAACTCGAAACCCGAAACTCGAAACCAAAAACTGATTCATTCCGGATGAATGGCCGGAAATGGCGGAAGCTAATTCTTTTGTTTATCGTCTCTTTGTCATTACTTTCCGCCCGGCTAACCATACCAGATGAAAAGGGGGAATATTCCTTCTTGTGGCTGCAAGAGAAACTCAGTAAACTCTCTTTCTTGCATCTTACTTTTGACCCGGATGCCCACCTTTACACCCTTCCCCTGGACGATGGGCAGAAAGCCATCGCCACTATTCAACCGGATCTGCAGAGGCAAGCTGAACATGCCTTGAATCTCTACAATATCAAGTATGGTTCTATAGTTATCCTTAATCCAGAGACGGGCGCTGTCCTGGCTATGGCCAGCTATAGAGAAGGAAACCATGCCTGCTCTCTGGATAATGACAGGTGCAATTTAGCCAACAGTCTGGCCTTGAGGTCCAGACATCCGGCGGCTTCGATTTTCAAAGTGATTACAGCCGCGGCTGCCCTGGAAGAAGGGGTGGCCGGACCTGAATCGCCGTTCTACTGTAGAGGAAGTTTGATTGATCGGAACCACGGATGTTTACTAAGCGATCCTAAATATGTCAGACACGGGGAGATTGATCTCTCTTTAGCCCTGGCCAAATCCTGTAATGTTACCTTTGGTAAGGTAGCGGCTCTTTTAGGCCCATCCAGCCTTAAGGAATATACCCGGAAATTTGGCTTTGATGAGCCTCTCGAATTTGACCTTTCTGTAGAGTCCAGTAGGGCGACTATTCCTTATAATCTCAAGGGCCTGGCCAGGGCCGGCGCAGGCTTTGGTGAGGTAATGCTTAGTCCTCTACAGGGCGCTCTAATAGCGGCGACGGTGGCTAATTATGGCCAAATGGTCAGACCTTGCCTTTTTGCTGAAGTGAGAGATAATACCGGCAAGCTGCTCTTTCAGCATCAGCCCCAGGTAATGAGGAGGCCGATCAAGGTTGAAACAGCTTTTCATCTCAGCCGGATGATGCAAAAAACCGTCACCGAAGGCACGGCCCGGCGAAGCTTCTATAGACACGGCCAGCCTGTTCTTCCGGTAGAGGCGGCCGGAAAAACAGGGACCCTTACCGGCGGCAATCCCCGTGGGATTTGCACCTGGTTTATTGGCTATGCTCCGGTTATTAACCCCCAGGTGGCTATCTCAGTTATGGTGGTCAATCATTCTAATAATGGCACCAAGGCAACCAGGATAGCCAGCCGGGTGTTAGCTTCTTATTTTAAGGTAGATACCATCCCCGAAAAAATATATGTCAAGACCACCCCAGAAAAGAGATACCATGTGGTTAGAAGAGGCGAAACCCTCTGGAAGATCGCCGGAAAATACGGGGTGTCCCTCAAAACCTTGAAAGGGGCTAATCGTCTCCGGTCAAACTCTCTTCGAGCCGGCCAGAAGCTGGTTATACCCGGAGCAGCGGGGCATTCGATTGCCTCGACGGCCGGCAGCCCCGAGCCTGAAGTGGCCCCTTCCTCGTCCGGGTATGACTCAGTCTCCTCTTCTCCGCCTGCTGTCCGGCAAAAAGTAGCGGCTTCTTCCTCCCAGGCTCCCCTTCAGAGCGCTTCTACTCATGTGGTTAAGCGGGGCGAAAGTCT from bacterium encodes the following:
- a CDS encoding type II toxin-antitoxin system HicB family antitoxin; translation: MRFIIMLEQTEAGFSVQVPDLAIVTYGKNIADAKLAAIEAIKINLDAYQEAGKEVPERRSMLTHLGNPDFADLLFTYVDVYLSRPEEKLAA
- a CDS encoding LysM peptidoglycan-binding domain-containing protein, whose product is MNRQKQGKLETRNSKPKTDSFRMNGRKWRKLILLFIVSLSLLSARLTIPDEKGEYSFLWLQEKLSKLSFLHLTFDPDAHLYTLPLDDGQKAIATIQPDLQRQAEHALNLYNIKYGSIVILNPETGAVLAMASYREGNHACSLDNDRCNLANSLALRSRHPAASIFKVITAAAALEEGVAGPESPFYCRGSLIDRNHGCLLSDPKYVRHGEIDLSLALAKSCNVTFGKVAALLGPSSLKEYTRKFGFDEPLEFDLSVESSRATIPYNLKGLARAGAGFGEVMLSPLQGALIAATVANYGQMVRPCLFAEVRDNTGKLLFQHQPQVMRRPIKVETAFHLSRMMQKTVTEGTARRSFYRHGQPVLPVEAAGKTGTLTGGNPRGICTWFIGYAPVINPQVAISVMVVNHSNNGTKATRIASRVLASYFKVDTIPEKIYVKTTPEKRYHVVRRGETLWKIAGKYGVSLKTLKGANRLRSNSLRAGQKLVIPGAAGHSIASTAGSPEPEVAPSSSGYDSVSSSPPAVRQKVAASSSQAPLQSASTHVVKRGESLWEIAKKYGVSWKALKHANNLCSNRLRAGQKLTIPNSNPSISSYHIVERGQSLWEIANKYGVSVKTLKQANYLRSNRLRVGQKLTIPDSSASIPGYHNGESL
- a CDS encoding N-acetylmuramoyl-L-alanine amidase codes for the protein MFRHLTLWILCLVFVPTLTWAKPKLTDIRYWSAPDHTRVVLDLTQPVQYSILKPAPQLIIDLAEIEMEIEEKRWLIEDGRVEEVKLSKTKSGRVRVKLELMKETSFRLFALPPYAEKPNRLVIDCFKLETSEKPPPILSDGKKGMKTIVIDPGHGGEDPGAIGRKNYLKEKEVVLDIAQKLKSRLDRIPNLKVYLTRKGDYFLPLRKRIQAAREVEADLFVSIHTNANPSTRCNGSCVYILSLKGASDESSELLAEYENAADLVGGHVVEEENDMLTKILLDLAQTNTMNESTIAAKIVSDYIGTIGKTKNMGVKRANFVVLRSVDIPSILVETAFISNHEEERLLGTDGFRSQLAEVMARGISEYLGVVPQIHVVKSGENLEQIARNYGVSLQNIQRENQLEDLNCLSVGQKLRIPIE
- a CDS encoding cold shock domain-containing protein — its product is MAERETGVVKWFNTSKGYGFIERDKGEDVFVHYSAIATQGYRSLEEGQRVEFTVAAGPKGPQAQDVTTLD